In Chitinophaga oryzae, the sequence CTTAAAGCCCAACCTTGCCGCAAGATGGTTCTCCCGCTTTCCAGCCATTCCCCTGGTAAATACATACGGGGCCACAGAGGTTTCGGACGACACTTCCCATTACATTATGCACAGCATGCCGGATACCGCTACTATTCCGGTATGTCACCGACCTATCCCCAATTTCCGTGTATATATCCTGGATGATAACTACAGGCATTGCCGCGAAGAAGAAGAAGGACAGATTTACCTATCCGGCCCCTTTGTAGGCAGGGGATACCTGAACGATGCAGAAAAAACGGCGGCTGTATTCGTCCATGATCCATTCCGGGAACCCGGCTCGACGATAAAAATGTATAAAACCGGCGACTATGGTAAATTTCTCCCGGACGGAAGAATGGAATTCATCGGCAGAAAAGATCAACAGGTTAAAATAAACGGGCAGCGGGTAGAACTCGGAGAAGTCGAACACGCACTGACAAGCCTTCCTCCTGTAAAGGACGCCGTAGTGCTGGACGTGATTCACCCGGAAACAACCTCCTATCTGCACGCATTTGTCATCCCTTATCATAAAGATGAGCAGGACCTCCACACCATTACTGCCATGCTCACAGGAAAACTGCCCTATTATATGATTCCTGCACAAATCTCCTTCCTGGAAGAATACCCCCTGAACCAAAACGGTAAAGTAGACCGAAAAATACTGCGGGAAAAATACATTCCCCCGTCCACCAAAGACATGGCAGATATGCTGAAACAGTACCTTCAGCAACAACTTCCGTCTCATCCGCTACCAGACTTTTTTGTGCAACTGGAAGCCCTTCCGCAGGACGAAAACGGACATATTATTACAAGCCTCCTTCCTCTGCCGCCAACCGACATCAAACATACCGCGGTGCAGGACCTGCCCCAAAGCCCCGTGGAGAAAATACTGGCAGAGATATGGCGGGAAGTACTGAATAAAGAAACGGTGCTCCTCTCAGACAACTTCTTTGAAACAGGCGGCCACTCCTTAAAGGCATTGAAGCTTGTCTCCCGGATCAACAAAACGCTGCATGTAAAGATGGGCCTCGGCACAGTCTTTATGCATCCCACCATCCGTCAAATGGCCGCTTTTATTGCCAACGGCAACAACTCGCGGTATCAAAAAATCCCGCTGCTGCCACCCCGTCCCTATTATGAAACATCCCGCTCCCAGAAAAGATTGTTCTTAAGCGCTACAGGCAGCCACAACGACATCAGCTACAATATGCAGTATGTATTCCGGTTCAGGACACAACTGGATGCTGCAGCCATGAGTAAGTCTTTGCTCTACCTGATAGAAAGACACGAGATACTGCGGACGGTGTTCATCCATCAGAACGGGGATATCATGCAACAAATACATTCCTCCTCCGAATGCGGCTTTGAGCTTACTATCATCAATGTTGTGCCCGACAACAAAGCTGAACCGGAAATAATAAACATTATCACTGCCGACAGAAATAGACCGTTCGATCTTGAAAATGGCCCCCTGCTGAGAGCTACGCTTATCCAGTGTAATAATGAACAGTCGGTGCTCCTGCTGTCTCTCCATCATATTATCGGAGATGGATGGTCAGCTGAGATCATCTTCACCGAAATATCGGCATTATACGCGTCCTTTGTTGCCGGTAAACCAGCATCACTCAAGCCGCTGCCTATACAGTATAAAGAATATGCCAGCTGGCACAATGAACTGATCACCAGTAAGGAGGTAGCCGGCCAGTTGGCCTATTGGCGTAACCAGTTACAAAACACTGCCAGTCAGCAACTGCAATTTGACTACTATTCTCCCGGCGGAACAGCATCCGGGTCCAGAGCCGCTTATCTGCAGTTCAACGCTGCGCAGCTGTCCGCCATAAATCATCTCTGCAGAGAAACCAAAGTAAATATTTTCCCTTTCCTCCAATCCATCGTCAACTTCCTGATTTACCTCCACTTTGATAAAAAAGATATACTGCTGGGCATCCCCACATCGGGCAGGAACCATATAGAAACAGAAGGACTTATCGGCTTCTGTCTGAACCCCGTAATATTACGCAACACCGTTACGGAGGACCTCTCATTCGCAACCTGGCTGACCACTATCAATCAAACATTTATTGGCGCCCTGGACAATCAGGACTATCCATTCGACATACTGGCAGCCGAATTAAGACAACAACAGAGCGACAACGGACACCTGTTTAATGTTTGGCTGGACTACCATGATCTCAGCGGCCTTACCGGCAACGAGGAAAATGAAAATGTACCGGAGACGGAGGACGTGGCGACCGAAAGCCTGAATGGCGGCAAATATCCACTCGATTTCATTTATGATAAAAATGGACCGGAAATGGGCCTTACCTTATGGTACAACACCTCGCTCTTCTCTGAAGAAACCGCCCAAAAGCTGCTACTGTCACATGAATTCGTTCTCTCCACTGTTTGCAGCGATCCCGCTATCAGTTTGGCAACATTAAGGAAAAACACAATGGAACATATTACTGCTACTCAACAGGAAAAGAAAAACAGATTTATGGAAGAGCGGCTGGAACGGCTTTTGAGGATACAACAGAAACAGCAGCCATCCTGACCGGAAACGCGGAGGGTGGCAGCAATGCTGCTCTCCTGCTATAAATCCAGGACACCGGGCAGTTTATGCAGGTCCGTTTCTCCATGCTGACCAAACGGCCAACGGTCCACCTTTTTCCACTCCATAGCCATCATATCAGCACCGAACATTTCTTTTAACTGCTTCGCTATACCGGTGGTATCTAAGGGGAAATATTTTTGTGGCCGCCCATTTACATCAAATAGCTGTTTCATCAACAAATCAGTTCTGAATGTCTCTCCCATATGCGGGCTGTTACAGGAGAAAACCGCTTTTGTATTCCCCCGGACGTCCAGCACTTCGCCTGACAGAATATAATCCGGGTGATAGCCATCCTTCGCCGTTGTTCTTCTGAAGGAGACAAAGACCTGTTCTCCTTTATCTACCGGGATACCGGCTTCTGCGACTGCAAAATATACAGGAAGATGATGTGTCTTTTTCAGGCTGTCAATCACCAGCTGCCCATCTGAGAAAGCGTTGATCCATAATACCAGTCCGGTAAACACTTCTTTTCTTCGTATGTTCAGTATCACGTTTGCCCCTGCGTCCATCTCCAGATGTGTTTCATAACTGATATCCTCCACCTCTCCCGCCTCAGAAATAATATGCTGCACTGAAAAATTTTTCAGGCACATCCGCAGGTCAAATATTTTCCCGGCCTGCAGAAAAACCTGCTTGATATAATGCAATGAAACAGGGCTCAGTCCCTGCCGGCAACTGTTGGGCGGTAATGAGGCAGCAGCTATCCTGGTACAATAACGGTTAGGAATAAACCGAAGTGATTTTCCGTGTTGCTGCTTTAATGCATTTATCAGGCTGATACATCCGTCTGCGCTGGCGATATTACCGGCCAGTGCAGACACCACAAAATCAATAGGTTCCGGCAATGCCACTTTGGTAGCGTCTCCATGGATCAGGAAAATTTTGTCTGATAGCCCCAGCTGCTCAACCAGGTTTTTCGCCTGATGAAAAGCGGTTTCTAACATTTCCACGGCATATACTTTCCGGGCGCCTGCGTCTATGCAATGTCGGGCAAGGATCATTTCTGTTCCTGTTCCGGGGTCCAGTACTACTTTATCTTTTACCTTCGAAGCCAATGCAGCTCTGTAGCCGTTTACCCGCATCGGATCTTTCGCCATGGACTGATAGATAAACCCATCATATAGTCCGTATTCCCCCAAAGAAGGTACAAATTCTGTCTTCTCCACCTCCGCGTAGAAAACAGTCAGTACAGGGCTGTCGGCAGAAGCTCCGGAACCGCCCGCATGAACACTGGCCAAACGTATGTGATCGTGTTTCATCACTTCCCGGCCAATCGCTTCCTCTCTGCTGACGCCGGCTGACGGCTTGATGGCGGCCCGGCTGACAGGAACATCCACAGCTGCGGTGGATAGCAGCATTCTTACGGAAGGCAACAATGGTTGTTGCAGATAGTGAATAAAAGAAGGGGCCAAAAGCAGGAAACTAAGTTGATGTTTTTCCACAAATGCCGGAAAGCTGTCCCATCTGTCCTCTCTTCCGGTATCTGATATTATCAGATTGGCGCCACTAAGCAATGTCATAAACAACAGCACCAAAGCGGTACTGTCTGAAGGCGCCCCCAGCAGCAGGCAACGATCCTCCGGTATCATTCCATGTTCCGCTATATGAACTGTCACCGCTTCCAGCAATGACTGGTGGCTCAGCAATTCCCCGGCCTGCATGCAGGAACAACCCAGTGCTATCTGTGAAGGACGGGGAGCCTGCCAGGTTTCGGCGTCACTAAAATCATTCCTGATATCTGAAAAAAAAGCAGACAGATCTTCTGTCGTTAAATGTTGTTCTCCTGTAAGTGCCGGCAATCCGTCCATCACGGGACCAGGTACACAGATACAGCCAGCTTTCAGGATGCCGATCAAGGCGATCACTGCTGCTATCGAAGGCGTACAAGGCATCACCACGATGCTGCCCGCAGCAATACCCCGTTTTTTCAGATATGCTGCAAATTCCCATGAATAGCTGTCAAGTACGTTATAAGTAATGCTCTGGTCCTCAAAAACCAACGCCGTCCTGTTCGGCGCCCGCTTTACCTGCTCTTCTAATAATGATATAACCGTTGTTTCCATGTAGGTAAATGTTATAGGTCAGCATACTCAGTTTCCGTCATCGAAGTTAAAGCTGGTGGTTATTTGCGTGCCCGCTGTCCGGCTAAGGCCGTCGTCTGCCACCTGGATATCCGCAATTATTTTTTGTGGCTCTGACGAAAGCATATACGACAGCTTCATGAACTGTTCTGTCAATTCCTCCATACGGCGCCTGTTATAGCGGCCTGCATTAAAGTCAAAATAAAGCCGCAGCCGGGACCCGGTGTAAGAAAAAGCAAAGCGGAAATCAACCGTACTGACATGATAACCGGTATCGAGTGCTTCCAGCTGAAGTCCCTGCATATTGGGGTACCGATCAGCTTCTTCACTGCTTTCCAGCAGCATGACAATATCCAGCAGCGGATACCTGCCTCTTTCTCTTGTCAGCCGCAGATCTGTCACCAGCCTGTCGAAGGGATAGTGATGGTGCTCGTAAGCTCTCAGGGCAATGCCCCTCACCCGTGCCAACAAGTCAGCGAAGGATTCGTCTTTATCGACGATGATCCTTATTGGCAAATTGTTTAAATAACTGCCGAGCTGTCCGTCCAGTTCTGCAAAATCCTTAATGGAAGCCGGTACGGCAATTACGAAATCACACTGTCCCGTCTGCTTATGAAACAATACCGACATACATGCCATCAATGTCATAAACAAGGAAGCGTTTGACTCATGGCTGATATTTGTTAATACCTTCACTACTTCATCATCTATTTCCTGCACGATAAAATCTCCCCGGGGCTTTTGGTCAACATGTCCCCACGGATAATCTACCGGAAACTTCAATCTTTCCGGGATGGTATTAAACATTTCCAGCCAGAATGAGCGCATATCCTTGCCGCTTCCTGCATCAAGGAGCCGGTTCTGCCAGGCCGAAAAATCACGGTACTGAAGCTCCGGCGGCAGATATTGGCTATCGGGCGACTGCTGGTAGATGTTATAAAGCGTACATATTTCCTGCAATAAAAGGTCCATTGAATGACCATCTGTAATGATATGGTGTATATTAAAAAGCAGCAGATGATCATCTGTTCCCAACACATATACGATAACCTTCATTAGCGGACCGAGCTGGAGGTCGAAGATATCATGCACATGCCTTTCCATCAGCGCTGCTGCTGTTGCCGCTGTTTTATTTTCATCGTAGACAAAAAATGATCGCCGGAACTGTTCCGCCTGTGGATCGAGTACCCGTTGATATGGCAACCCATTACGGCTGACGAATATAGTTCGCAATATTTCATGTTTTTCAAGCAATGCCCGGAAAGCCTTCTCCAGCGCTTCCCGGTTGAGAGAGCCCGTCAGGCGGTAGCCCACCGGGACGTTGTAGGATAGTTGCCCGTTATCAAGCCGGTCTGCCACCCAGAGGCCCTTTTGAAAGTGAGACATTTCATAGTAGTCCTGCTCTTCTATGGCTGTCACCTGTTCTTCTCGTCCATGGCGCGCAGCAGCGATGATCCCTGCTATTTCTTTAACGGTAGGATGCAGAAATATCTGGCTTAGGGAAATTTTTTTATCAAACACCTGCTGAATATGTGAAACCAACTGAATGGCTTTTAAGCTATTTCCCCCGGATTCGAAGAAATTATCAGTCAGCCCTGTTTCGGCAACATGCAATACTTTCTCATAAATACCTTTCAGGATTTCCTCTTCCTGTGTCCGTGCCGGGGCCAGGGCCTTCTTTTCTTTTTCCTTCAATGGAATTCCGGCAAGCGCATGTTTATCGATTTTCCCGTTTCTCGTCAGGGGAAAACTGTCTATTTGCAGAAAATGATCCGGGACCATATAGGCCGGTATTACTCCGGACAGCGCTTCCCTGACCTCGCCGACGCTCAGTCTGTCCTTTTCTGCAACAAAGTATGCCACCAGTTCCTTTCCGTTACGGAATTCCCTGGGCATTACCAGTACCTCCTTTATGCTTCCTGCCTTTATGAGGGCAAGCTCTATTTCCTGCAGCTCTATCCGGTGGCCGCGGATTTTGACCTGACCGTCTTCCCTGCGGACAAAAACGACCTGATGGTCTTCCGTAAGCTTCCCGATATCACCTGTACGATACATTCTCACATTGTTATACTGTGGCATATGAATAAATCTCGAAGCTGTCAACTCCGGATCATTCAGGTATCCACGGGCTAAACTGTCACCATAAATAAATATTTCGCCCTCCACTCCCGGCGCACAGGGTTGCATATCCTGGTCGAGGATTATTGCTCCGCAGTTTGATAAAGGTTTTCCCACCGGCACATTATCAGCATGTGTAGTTGTTATTTTATAGCAGGTAGAATAGGTAGTGTTTTCAGCCGGCCCATACAGATGCAAAAAATTCACTCCTGGTAGTTCCGTTACCATCTTGTTCATATGCCAGGGAGAGTTCATCTCCCCACCTACCAACAAATGGCCGACAGTGGCCAGCACTTCCGGGGCAGTCGCGATAATGGTATTAAACCAGGCTGTGATCAGAAAAACAGTGTCAATATCAAGTTTTCTGATTTGCCGGCCAAGGGAAGCCATATCGTATAGTTCTTCAGCCGGGACAATATAAAGCCGGCTGCCATGCAACAGGGGAGCCCATATTTCAAAAGTGGCCGCATCAAAGGCCGCCGAACTGGTTTGCAGAAAGCGTGAGCAGTTATCAAGAGGAATGACACAAGCGTCATCTGCCAAATTCAGTATATTACGGTGCTCGATGACAATCCCTTTGGGAAAGCCGCTTGACCCTGATGTATAAATGATACAGGCCATGTCGTCGGGAGCCGGCGTAGCCG encodes:
- a CDS encoding non-ribosomal peptide synthetase — encoded protein: MYLNTNMPGTEKASFMMNDANGSPARLEGSLLLQVINGDEQLFLQFSDAHGRYNLHMLQNVLENYKYLLQQITIDQGATISGISFIRPEERENIINFSHLSLKSAFTGTILSPVSCNLTGQHRILFLNEQLELVPVGMTGNMYLIPDGPQADDNSAETYFDRENICFTGHTGRWNENGQPETDKCFGDAIRSEIRDTLLRHPFIRDAILVARPHIPSGETATAYYSLKPKNHQEHPETATPVSSGEGNHSDDFFALLKELNDTDEPIDVSLPVIRRFEEIAATCKDRTALKCNDLHFSYQFLNNAADNFAVGLSRKIPIQREDLVAIVLERSAELVISILAVWKLGAAYIPVDPSYPEERIAGILDAAKPRAIIAETGISWQTSPLLHSYAARIVVTGELGTATGVPTPVTLSGDDLAYVIFTSGSTGVPKGVMIEQKGMLNHILSKVGEMNITDHGIVAQNASQCFDISIWQMFSPLIAGGKLVIYDEHIVNEPEIFIQHVHRDEITVLEIVPTYLTAMLDIIETWPQSPLFSRMEILIANAETLKPNLAARWFSRFPAIPLVNTYGATEVSDDTSHYIMHSMPDTATIPVCHRPIPNFRVYILDDNYRHCREEEEGQIYLSGPFVGRGYLNDAEKTAAVFVHDPFREPGSTIKMYKTGDYGKFLPDGRMEFIGRKDQQVKINGQRVELGEVEHALTSLPPVKDAVVLDVIHPETTSYLHAFVIPYHKDEQDLHTITAMLTGKLPYYMIPAQISFLEEYPLNQNGKVDRKILREKYIPPSTKDMADMLKQYLQQQLPSHPLPDFFVQLEALPQDENGHIITSLLPLPPTDIKHTAVQDLPQSPVEKILAEIWREVLNKETVLLSDNFFETGGHSLKALKLVSRINKTLHVKMGLGTVFMHPTIRQMAAFIANGNNSRYQKIPLLPPRPYYETSRSQKRLFLSATGSHNDISYNMQYVFRFRTQLDAAAMSKSLLYLIERHEILRTVFIHQNGDIMQQIHSSSECGFELTIINVVPDNKAEPEIINIITADRNRPFDLENGPLLRATLIQCNNEQSVLLLSLHHIIGDGWSAEIIFTEISALYASFVAGKPASLKPLPIQYKEYASWHNELITSKEVAGQLAYWRNQLQNTASQQLQFDYYSPGGTASGSRAAYLQFNAAQLSAINHLCRETKVNIFPFLQSIVNFLIYLHFDKKDILLGIPTSGRNHIETEGLIGFCLNPVILRNTVTEDLSFATWLTTINQTFIGALDNQDYPFDILAAELRQQQSDNGHLFNVWLDYHDLSGLTGNEENENVPETEDVATESLNGGKYPLDFIYDKNGPEMGLTLWYNTSLFSEETAQKLLLSHEFVLSTVCSDPAISLATLRKNTMEHITATQQEKKNRFMEERLERLLRIQQKQQPS
- a CDS encoding AMP-binding protein — translated: METTVISLLEEQVKRAPNRTALVFEDQSITYNVLDSYSWEFAAYLKKRGIAAGSIVVMPCTPSIAAVIALIGILKAGCICVPGPVMDGLPALTGEQHLTTEDLSAFFSDIRNDFSDAETWQAPRPSQIALGCSCMQAGELLSHQSLLEAVTVHIAEHGMIPEDRCLLLGAPSDSTALVLLFMTLLSGANLIISDTGREDRWDSFPAFVEKHQLSFLLLAPSFIHYLQQPLLPSVRMLLSTAAVDVPVSRAAIKPSAGVSREEAIGREVMKHDHIRLASVHAGGSGASADSPVLTVFYAEVEKTEFVPSLGEYGLYDGFIYQSMAKDPMRVNGYRAALASKVKDKVVLDPGTGTEMILARHCIDAGARKVYAVEMLETAFHQAKNLVEQLGLSDKIFLIHGDATKVALPEPIDFVVSALAGNIASADGCISLINALKQQHGKSLRFIPNRYCTRIAAASLPPNSCRQGLSPVSLHYIKQVFLQAGKIFDLRMCLKNFSVQHIISEAGEVEDISYETHLEMDAGANVILNIRRKEVFTGLVLWINAFSDGQLVIDSLKKTHHLPVYFAVAEAGIPVDKGEQVFVSFRRTTAKDGYHPDYILSGEVLDVRGNTKAVFSCNSPHMGETFRTDLLMKQLFDVNGRPQKYFPLDTTGIAKQLKEMFGADMMAMEWKKVDRWPFGQHGETDLHKLPGVLDL